One window from the genome of Chroococcidiopsis sp. TS-821 encodes:
- a CDS encoding heme-copper oxidase subunit III, whose amino-acid sequence MLLCFGFISTLLSNCHMQEDSTFNSSEVISHAEHPDFRVFGLLTFLVSESLMFAGFFATYLFLRETAKIWPPEGTEVELLVPTINTVILVSSSFVIHWGDTAIKKNNVAAMRLWYAITAVMGTIFLAGQIYEYLTLGYGLTTNVFANCFYLMTGFHGLHVFVGLLLILGVLWRSRRLGHYSATKHTGITMAEIYWHFVDIIWIVLFTLLYVLTR is encoded by the coding sequence ATTCTCCTCTGCTTTGGTTTTATATCAACTCTACTCTCAAACTGCCATATGCAAGAAGATTCAACTTTTAATTCATCCGAGGTTATATCTCACGCAGAACATCCAGACTTTCGCGTATTTGGGCTGTTGACGTTTCTGGTTTCTGAATCGTTGATGTTTGCTGGTTTTTTTGCAACTTACTTATTTTTGCGCGAGACTGCCAAAATTTGGCCTCCTGAAGGGACAGAAGTCGAGTTACTCGTACCTACAATCAACACGGTGATTCTTGTCTCTAGCAGTTTTGTGATTCACTGGGGCGATACTGCGATTAAAAAGAACAATGTTGCTGCAATGCGGTTGTGGTACGCCATAACTGCTGTGATGGGAACTATTTTCCTTGCTGGTCAAATTTATGAGTATCTAACGTTGGGATACGGGTTAACAACGAACGTCTTTGCCAACTGTTTTTACTTAATGACAGGCTTTCACGGTTTGCATGTATTTGTAGGATTGTTATTGATTTTGGGTGTTTTGTGGCGATCGCGTCGTTTAGGTCATTACTCTGCGACTAAACATACAGGCATTACCATGGCGGAAATCTATTGGCACTTTGTAGACATTATCTGGATCGTTTTATTTACCCTGCTGTACGTCCTAACTCGATAG
- the ctaD gene encoding cytochrome c oxidase subunit I has translation MTQLETPQVTDSATDRNLPKVWKWYDYFTFNTDHKVIGIQYLVTAFAFYLIGGLMAVAMRAELYTPDADLLDPNFYNALMTNHGTLMIFLWIVPAAIGGFGNFLVPLLIGARDMAFPKLNAIAFWLNPPAGALLLASFLFGGAQSGWTAYPPLSLTTANTAQSMWILSIVLVGTSSILGALNFVVTILKMKVPSMKWTQLPLFCWAILATSVLALLSTPVLAAGLVLLLFDINFGTSFFKPDAGGNVVLYQHLFWFYSHPAVYLMILPIFGIMSEVIPVHARKPIFGYKAIAYSSLAICIVGLFVWVHHMFTSGTPAWMRMFFTISTLIVAVPTGVKIFGWVATLWGGKIRFTSAMLFAIGLLSMFVVGGLGGVTLGTAPFDLHVHDTYYVVGHFHYVLFGGSVFGIYAGIYHWFPKITGRMMSEMWGKIHFALTFIGTHLTFLPMHLLGLQGMPRRVAMYDPQFAPINHLCTFGAIVLGISAIPFFLNAVWSWHYGVKASDNPWDALTLEWTTSSPPPIENWVELPVVTCGPYDYGSRDRNIAEIPQTA, from the coding sequence ATGACACAGTTAGAAACTCCGCAAGTCACCGATAGTGCGACTGATCGCAACTTACCAAAAGTATGGAAATGGTACGACTACTTCACCTTCAATACCGATCACAAAGTTATTGGTATTCAATATCTGGTAACAGCGTTTGCGTTTTATCTCATTGGCGGATTGATGGCGGTCGCCATGCGCGCCGAGTTATATACACCTGATGCAGATTTGCTCGATCCTAATTTTTATAACGCTTTGATGACCAATCACGGTACGTTGATGATCTTTTTATGGATTGTACCAGCTGCGATCGGTGGATTTGGCAACTTTCTTGTGCCGTTACTAATTGGGGCGCGCGATATGGCGTTTCCCAAGTTAAATGCGATCGCTTTTTGGCTCAATCCGCCGGCGGGTGCATTGTTGCTAGCTAGTTTCTTGTTTGGTGGTGCGCAAAGCGGTTGGACTGCCTATCCACCTTTGAGTTTAACGACAGCAAATACAGCCCAGTCAATGTGGATTCTCAGCATTGTTTTGGTGGGAACTTCCTCAATTTTAGGAGCGCTTAACTTTGTTGTCACCATCTTAAAGATGAAAGTTCCGAGCATGAAGTGGACGCAATTGCCGTTATTTTGCTGGGCAATTTTAGCAACATCAGTGCTAGCGCTACTTTCTACCCCAGTCCTTGCAGCAGGATTGGTACTGTTGTTATTTGATATCAACTTTGGCACTTCTTTCTTTAAACCCGATGCAGGGGGAAATGTCGTCCTTTATCAGCATCTATTCTGGTTTTATTCGCATCCTGCAGTTTATCTCATGATTTTGCCAATTTTTGGCATTATGTCTGAAGTGATTCCGGTGCACGCCCGCAAGCCAATTTTTGGCTATAAAGCGATCGCCTACTCTAGCTTGGCAATCTGCATTGTTGGTTTATTTGTCTGGGTACATCATATGTTTACTAGCGGTACGCCAGCTTGGATGCGGATGTTCTTTACCATTTCTACGCTGATTGTTGCGGTTCCTACCGGAGTCAAGATTTTTGGTTGGGTTGCGACGCTTTGGGGAGGAAAAATCCGCTTTACAAGTGCCATGCTGTTTGCCATTGGTTTGCTGTCGATGTTTGTCGTTGGCGGTTTAGGTGGCGTGACGTTGGGCACAGCGCCTTTTGATTTGCACGTCCACGATACTTATTATGTTGTAGGTCACTTCCACTACGTCTTGTTTGGTGGTTCGGTCTTCGGGATCTATGCCGGAATTTATCACTGGTTTCCCAAAATCACCGGACGAATGATGAGTGAAATGTGGGGAAAAATTCACTTTGCGCTGACTTTTATCGGTACGCACCTCACTTTCCTACCGATGCATCTGCTGGGATTGCAAGGAATGCCGCGACGAGTTGCGATGTATGACCCGCAGTTTGCTCCTATTAATCATCTTTGCACCTTTGGTGCCATTGTTTTAGGAATATCTGCGATCCCGTTTTTCCTCAATGCTGTTTGGAGTTGGCACTACGGTGTTAAAGCTTCTGATAACCCCTGGGATGCGTTGACTTTAGAGTGGACGACGAGTTCTCCACCTCCAATTGAAAACTGGGTAGAATTACCCGTCGTGACTTGTGGTCCCTATGATTACGGCAGTCGCGATCGCAATATTGCAGAAATCCCGCAAACCGCGTAG
- the coxB gene encoding cytochrome c oxidase subunit II — MKQIPISILTLIAGILVTLISLWVGQNNSLLPEQASIQAPLVDNFFNVMVAIGTALFLVVQGAILVSIIQFRHRRGDSGDGQWIEGNFPLEILWTVIPGIIVIGLGIYSVDVYTEMGGIATTHHAVQAMPVQRDSSIGINSLPTNAGEPASLVVDVSGMQYAWLFNYRDRNIVAGELHVAVGQDVLLNISANDVIHSFWVPQFRLKQDAIPGQTTHLRFVATKTGTYPIICTELCGGYHGSMRSSVVVHAPEEFDRWLEENQVA, encoded by the coding sequence ATGAAACAAATTCCAATTAGTATTTTAACTTTAATCGCTGGGATCTTAGTAACTTTGATTAGCTTATGGGTAGGGCAAAATAACTCTCTTTTACCCGAACAGGCTTCTATCCAAGCACCTTTAGTAGATAATTTCTTCAATGTTATGGTAGCAATTGGTACTGCTTTGTTTTTAGTAGTCCAAGGGGCGATCCTTGTTTCTATTATTCAGTTTCGCCATCGTCGCGGAGATAGCGGTGATGGACAGTGGATAGAAGGTAACTTTCCGCTAGAGATTTTGTGGACAGTTATTCCAGGAATTATTGTCATTGGTTTAGGAATTTACAGCGTAGACGTTTACACCGAAATGGGAGGAATTGCCACAACGCATCACGCAGTTCAAGCAATGCCCGTACAACGCGATAGTTCAATTGGAATTAATTCTTTACCCACAAATGCGGGCGAACCAGCATCACTTGTTGTGGATGTGAGTGGAATGCAGTATGCATGGTTGTTCAACTATCGCGATCGCAATATTGTTGCAGGCGAATTGCACGTTGCTGTAGGTCAAGATGTACTCCTCAACATCTCTGCCAACGATGTGATTCACTCGTTTTGGGTTCCGCAGTTTCGATTAAAGCAAGACGCGATTCCAGGACAAACAACGCATTTGCGGTTCGTCGCGACAAAAACTGGCACTTATCCGATCATTTGCACCGAACTTTGTGGCGGCTATCACGGTAGTATGCGTTCTTCAGTAGTAGTGCACGCTCCCGAAGAGTTCGATCGCTGGCTGGAAGAAAACCAGGTTGCATAG
- a CDS encoding helix-turn-helix domain-containing protein: MPYAITKRCIQCDNCLPQCPTGAIKVMEGDYWIDPSLCNNCQGYVAPQCVVSCPVDSPVPWQAKKGRCKVDARTVPSPNLFPDGKSHPFASAIAIWELCNILAQRQSLRWETDAAGELYYQRQINGGKGAIAFRVTDTIASESSVALKGEQALSVMETFDIRAACLHLIYAAYVTNLDKPWEEEFIISDRQIEEYLGLDKRKDLGKLTKLSLIKELAQQPCKFIACLRLPQQGKIKPVNLEKSRLWHLLDIEHHFQEDELGCKHLVGLTFKIKAGQWAKYFLNRQGCKERTAFYQYGTLPKALLSNVMSIWQQHEGAARMMLWLLFKTKMGREQRVTVPTLMRVAYGDRKLNQAALQPENRQRLLRIFESDLEVLNHYGLKPVFDPVTYPPEIQPLWAKLSDIPEDADAALEFWIDDGSNNTRLTDAAPRGKWNRLMNARILYFELPPAWESLAQSKKKPRSTNRKTQLKPATTLSTEYILEARKKLGLSQRDLAQLTGKSQSWIRDIENGRFQAKLEDQLLLRRVLGMN; this comes from the coding sequence ATGCCCTACGCCATTACTAAGCGCTGTATTCAGTGCGACAACTGTCTTCCTCAGTGTCCGACAGGTGCGATCAAAGTTATGGAAGGCGACTACTGGATCGACCCTAGTTTATGCAACAATTGTCAAGGTTACGTTGCACCACAATGTGTAGTATCTTGTCCGGTTGATTCGCCAGTACCTTGGCAAGCAAAAAAAGGTAGATGCAAGGTAGATGCAAGAACGGTTCCTAGTCCAAATCTATTTCCTGACGGGAAGAGCCATCCTTTTGCTTCTGCGATCGCAATTTGGGAATTATGCAACATTCTTGCACAGCGACAATCGCTGCGTTGGGAAACGGATGCTGCGGGTGAACTGTACTATCAACGGCAAATTAACGGCGGTAAGGGAGCGATCGCTTTCCGCGTAACAGACACGATCGCATCCGAATCATCAGTCGCCCTCAAAGGCGAACAGGCTTTATCAGTAATGGAAACGTTTGATATTAGAGCGGCATGTCTGCACTTGATCTATGCTGCTTATGTTACCAATCTAGACAAACCTTGGGAAGAAGAGTTTATCATTAGCGATCGCCAAATAGAGGAATATCTAGGACTAGATAAGCGCAAAGATTTGGGCAAATTAACTAAGCTATCTTTAATTAAAGAACTTGCACAACAACCTTGTAAATTCATTGCGTGTCTGAGGTTACCCCAACAAGGAAAAATTAAACCAGTTAACCTTGAAAAAAGCCGCTTATGGCATTTGTTGGATATCGAACACCACTTTCAAGAAGACGAACTTGGATGCAAACATCTTGTCGGGCTAACTTTCAAAATTAAAGCAGGTCAATGGGCAAAATATTTTCTAAACCGGCAAGGTTGCAAAGAACGAACTGCATTTTATCAATATGGTACTCTACCTAAAGCTTTACTGAGCAACGTCATGAGTATTTGGCAGCAACATGAGGGGGCGGCGCGAATGATGCTGTGGTTGTTGTTTAAAACCAAAATGGGTAGAGAACAGCGCGTGACAGTTCCCACACTCATGCGAGTCGCCTACGGCGATCGCAAACTCAATCAAGCAGCTTTACAACCAGAAAATCGCCAACGCCTGCTGAGAATATTTGAAAGCGATTTAGAGGTACTCAATCACTATGGACTTAAACCAGTATTCGATCCAGTTACCTATCCACCAGAAATTCAACCGTTGTGGGCGAAACTGAGTGATATTCCCGAAGATGCAGACGCCGCGTTAGAATTTTGGATCGATGATGGCAGTAACAATACGCGTTTAACCGATGCAGCTCCACGTGGCAAGTGGAATCGATTAATGAATGCCCGCATCTTATATTTTGAACTACCACCTGCTTGGGAATCACTCGCCCAGTCGAAGAAAAAGCCGCGCAGTACGAATCGCAAAACACAGTTAAAACCTGCTACCACGCTGTCTACAGAATACATTCTTGAGGCAAGAAAAAAACTCGGATTAAGCCAAAGAGATTTGGCACAGCTAACCGGTAAAAGTCAAAGTTGGATTCGCGATATTGAAAATGGGCGTTTTCAAGCTAAGTTAGAAGACCAGCTGCTGTTGCGAAGAGTTTTAGGGATGAATTAG
- a CDS encoding transposase: protein MTVKKLSSTDKDEILKLYRETGETTSTLAERYGVSNSTISRLLKVTLPEDEYESLIALKRAARTLHSDAKNVPSTPEELAQPQLEQVEPESSPVPSLRRRRTAAKEQPKLVRPAAQQLQLLDTLSTDTDDRTATPTPLEEREVPQFTDETTPQAIVEDVEDDTDTITEILGEDLIDEEDDLEDLEEDLDDEDIDDLDLEDEEPFPITRAIKGSRVAVQVLPLSEASLPKTCYLVIDRASELITRPLRDFGDLGQIPTGETQQRTLPVFDNHRVARRFSTKRDKVIKIPDSRLLQKTRSHLQAKGITRLLVDGQVYSLSPT, encoded by the coding sequence ATGACCGTGAAAAAACTATCGAGTACTGACAAGGACGAAATTCTCAAACTATATCGGGAAACTGGAGAAACAACCTCCACGTTGGCGGAGCGCTATGGAGTCAGTAATTCGACAATTAGCCGTCTACTCAAAGTTACCTTACCAGAAGACGAGTACGAATCGCTGATTGCTTTAAAACGCGCGGCGCGGACTTTGCACTCAGATGCTAAAAACGTGCCAAGTACGCCAGAGGAATTAGCACAGCCACAGTTAGAGCAAGTCGAACCAGAATCAAGTCCTGTTCCTAGCCTTAGAAGACGACGTACAGCAGCAAAGGAACAACCAAAATTAGTGAGACCCGCGGCGCAACAACTGCAACTCCTCGACACATTAAGTACAGATACAGACGATCGCACTGCGACGCCAACGCCGTTAGAAGAACGCGAAGTACCTCAGTTTACTGATGAAACTACTCCACAAGCGATCGTAGAAGATGTCGAAGACGACACCGACACGATCACTGAAATACTTGGGGAAGATTTAATTGATGAAGAAGACGATCTAGAGGACTTGGAAGAAGATTTAGATGATGAGGATATCGACGATCTCGACTTAGAAGATGAAGAACCCTTCCCCATTACGCGAGCAATCAAAGGTAGTCGAGTTGCTGTCCAAGTTTTACCACTATCCGAAGCATCTTTGCCGAAAACTTGCTATTTAGTCATCGATCGCGCATCAGAGCTAATTACGCGCCCACTACGCGACTTTGGCGATTTAGGACAAATTCCCACTGGCGAAACTCAGCAAAGAACTTTACCTGTCTTTGACAATCATCGCGTCGCCCGTCGTTTTTCGACAAAACGCGACAAAGTTATCAAAATTCCAGATAGCCGGTTGTTACAAAAAACGCGATCGCATCTTCAAGCAAAGGGAATTACCCGACTCCTTGTTGACGGTCAAGTTTATTCGCTGTCCCCAACTTAG
- a CDS encoding NAD(P)/FAD-dependent oxidoreductase: MARFALINALQRAYQIAQLSRKSTIPTDELIEILQTKTSRRRLLQAGLFTTGALAGVSLSQARRSVAVAANAKVLIVGAGIAGLTAAYRLHQAGVGVEIVEARNHLGGRIRSLANAAGTSTTVEIGGEFIDSGHKNIQTLIAELGLTLADLRAADRGLEPDVWYFDGRKIALEQIAQDFIPLAPIIEKDAAIATNLNSPAAIQLDRTSITQYLADKPISPTLRELIAIAYTSEYGREAAEQSSLNLIYLIGTDPQNFRIYGYSDERYQIIGGNQQLIERLAQPLANFIETGTELEALHSLPDGRYRASFRAGTSTFERNYERVLLTIPFSVLRTVRLAVDLPPAKRQVINQLCYGTNSKLIVAYQERIWRDRYNSAGSVFTDLGFQNTWEATRYATGKSGLLTNYSGGRYGFEIGRGTVEAQAQKFHAQIEKIFPGLESQRTGEPIRAYWTGEQYSAGSYATYLVGQWSQFYGREGERVGNLLFAGEHCSLNYQGYMEGGCETGEAAAREILRDLKPHTTSRVGLQ, translated from the coding sequence ATGGCTAGATTTGCCTTAATCAATGCATTGCAGCGTGCTTACCAGATTGCCCAATTGTCGCGTAAAAGTACAATTCCAACTGATGAATTGATTGAAATCTTACAAACAAAGACTTCACGCCGCCGCTTGTTACAAGCAGGATTATTTACTACAGGTGCGCTCGCTGGAGTTTCTTTAAGTCAAGCACGGCGTAGCGTTGCCGTCGCTGCAAACGCTAAAGTTTTAATTGTTGGTGCAGGTATTGCAGGATTAACTGCTGCTTATCGATTGCATCAAGCTGGAGTAGGCGTTGAAATCGTTGAAGCTAGAAATCATCTTGGTGGTAGAATCCGCAGTCTGGCTAACGCCGCTGGAACCTCAACAACCGTAGAAATAGGCGGCGAGTTTATTGATTCAGGACATAAGAATATTCAAACGCTGATCGCTGAACTTGGCTTAACCTTAGCTGATTTACGCGCAGCAGATCGCGGATTAGAACCGGACGTATGGTACTTTGATGGCAGAAAAATTGCTTTAGAACAAATTGCACAAGATTTCATACCGCTAGCGCCCATCATTGAAAAAGACGCAGCGATCGCCACCAATCTAAACTCTCCTGCTGCAATTCAATTAGACCGAACTTCCATTACACAGTACTTAGCAGATAAACCCATCAGCCCAACTTTACGCGAACTAATCGCGATCGCTTACACTTCTGAATACGGACGCGAAGCCGCCGAACAATCCAGTTTGAATTTGATTTATCTGATTGGTACAGATCCTCAAAATTTTAGAATATATGGCTACAGTGACGAGCGCTATCAGATTATTGGCGGTAATCAACAACTCATCGAGCGCTTAGCACAGCCGCTAGCAAATTTTATTGAAACTGGAACAGAGTTAGAAGCCCTCCATAGTCTACCCGATGGTCGTTATCGTGCTAGTTTCCGCGCTGGAACAAGTACTTTTGAGCGTAACTACGAACGTGTTTTGTTGACAATTCCTTTTAGTGTATTACGCACCGTACGCCTTGCCGTTGATTTACCACCCGCTAAACGTCAAGTGATTAATCAATTGTGTTATGGTACAAATTCAAAACTAATCGTTGCATATCAGGAAAGAATTTGGCGCGATCGCTATAACTCAGCTGGCTCAGTTTTTACCGATTTAGGTTTTCAAAACACTTGGGAAGCAACGCGCTACGCTACAGGAAAAAGTGGATTGCTTACTAACTATAGCGGCGGACGTTATGGCTTTGAAATCGGAAGAGGAACTGTAGAAGCCCAAGCACAGAAATTTCACGCACAGATAGAAAAAATTTTTCCTGGGCTTGAAAGTCAACGTACAGGCGAACCTATTCGAGCATACTGGACTGGAGAGCAATACAGTGCAGGTTCTTATGCTACGTATTTAGTAGGACAGTGGTCGCAGTTTTATGGTAGAGAAGGAGAACGCGTCGGAAACCTCTTGTTTGCTGGCGAACATTGCTCTTTAAACTATCAAGGATATATGGAAGGAGGCTGTGAAACAGGTGAAGCTGCGGCGCGGGAAATTTTGAGAGATTTAAAACCTCACACAACAAGTCGTGTCGGCTTACAATAA
- the cutA gene encoding divalent-cation tolerance protein CutA, protein MDSASDVTQYGVVLVTAASQQEAEAIAISLVKSQLAACVNIVPITSVYTWQGELCQEPEWQLLIKTDLNQFSALSAKIQELHSYEVPEIIALPIVAGSTTYLNWMSGQLQRVKD, encoded by the coding sequence ATGGACAGTGCTTCTGATGTAACTCAATACGGTGTGGTACTGGTAACTGCCGCTTCGCAGCAAGAAGCAGAGGCGATCGCCATTTCGTTGGTCAAATCGCAGTTAGCTGCTTGCGTTAACATCGTACCAATTACTTCGGTATACACTTGGCAAGGCGAACTTTGTCAAGAACCCGAATGGCAATTGCTGATTAAAACAGATTTAAATCAGTTTTCGGCTTTATCCGCAAAAATCCAAGAACTACACTCTTACGAAGTTCCAGAAATTATTGCACTACCAATTGTTGCTGGTTCGACAACTTATCTCAATTGGATGTCTGGGCAATTACAAAGAGTTAAAGATTAG